Within the Clostridium scatologenes genome, the region TGTTACCCTCACTTTATTCCTAATTTATATTCATCTATCATTTTCTTAGTATGCATAAAAATTATACCATAACACCTCTATATTTTCATTATTTCACAGAAAATATAAGAATTTTTAGCACCACATGTCTTTAATACACAAGGCTTCCTTCTATATTTGTATTACGAATTAATTATCTTTACTATGATATTCAATATATTCTATTTTAAAGTATCTGGGCGATAAATACCTGCACACCTTGTCTTATCTCCACCTCCATCAAACTCTTTTTCTTTATCTGACTCCTTAATTATTTGTAACATGTAAAGACCAATGTTATCAGGTTTTTTTGTGTCAACTAATTTATCAATAAAAAACACTATATATGTGCCTTTATCCGTTGTAACTGTGTAGGAAACCTTAATTTCTTTTGTCTTTTTTCCATGTTCATTCTCTTCTGATACTTCATGTGCAACATCCTTTGACTTAATATTTCCTTTATAAAACTTCATTATATAATCAATTCCACCATCAATATCCTTGGCTTCTTTCAATGCATTAGGAGAGAATATTTTTTTCAATCCTTCTTTATCTTCATTTTTTAAAGCTTCCATAATCTTATTGAAATGTGTATCTGCAATTTTATTATCATTACTGGCATTTAACTCATTCTCTCTGGCATGCATCATAGATTTGGCAGAATTACATGATACTAGAACTAAAGAAAGTACCATTATGGTTATAAATAATATTATTTTTTTTATATTCATGATTTTCTCCTTTTTGATTAAATTTTTTTACTAGAATTCTCTTTCTTCAGTGAAGTAATTTCAAATTTAAGATTTGATACCACTACATCACACAATCTTAAACACCCCCTTACCATTTCAACTTAGCAATATGGTGTTCGGTATCAAATGTCCATGATGACCAACCATTATATTTTTTGTAAAAAGCATTCCATAAATCTAGATGCTTCGAAAAATCTATACTTCCATGAACAGTAAGATTTGATGCTTCCTCATTCTGATATTTAGGATTAAATCCAGTACACCACCAATTATCGTTTTTGGGCTTCCAATCATAAACTCTGTTTCCTTTCTTATCTTCTAAAGATATGGTCATTGGCATTTTATCTTGAGTATCACATAGCCACTGAGGACCTCCATCATAATATATTCCTATCTCTGCTCCTGCCCCCAGATTTAAGTAATCCCCTTTCCATAACCAAATTATATATGTTTGATTTCCAGTTGAAAAATCAAATTTCTTTTTCTTCATACTACAAGCTAAATCAAATATATCGTCATAAATGTCATTGTAACCACCATATTGTTGTAGTGCATCCTGTTTGGCATGATAAACTCCATTTTCATCCCTATCAAATCCTCCTATATCAAAAAGCATATGTAATTCTCCCTCTTGTGTTTCTTTAGTAAACCATTGATATATAGGAGTACTTTTAATATATTTCATTATTTCATCATTCCATTCAAGATGTTCACCATTAATTTCTTTTAATCTATTGTAATCATCTCCCAAAACAATTTTTGCATATTCTAGTATTTCCTTTTCCTCTGTTGTTAGGTCTGCTGGATTCTTTAACATTAACTGCATTACTTTATTTTTATCTACTTGTCCATTTTCTGAAATAATGGACATACCTCTAATTTGAGATATTCCTTCAGTTATTCCTGATATCTTTGAAAATACTGAGCATATATTTTCTTCCATATCTCGTACACCATTACAATATGCATTAAATGAATTATCAAACTCTGTCAAGCTCATTGTTTGATTCTTTAGTGAATTTTGTGCACTTTCAACATCTCCTCCTATAGGAAATGTTGTAAATCTTAAGCTATTTGCTAAATTTAATATTTCTACAAATTTAAAATTCATTTGTCTATAATAATTATCTGTACATTCACTAACATTGTTATTTATTAGGAATTGCCCTCCGTATTGAAGTGAAATAACTCCTGTATCATCATTGGTAAGCGCTGCTCCTCCAGCACTTCTTTTAATGCAATTTTCAAAGTCCTCACATCTTTTTTTTAATTGAATTGCTCTTGGCTTTTCTTCATTTTCTAAAGCATTTTTCGTATATTTCATTTTTTCTATTAAATTTGTGTAAAATTCCTGCTTTTTAATATGATTTTCAATAAATTTATCTTTTGCCTCACCTGACCATCCTAAGTCGGTAAGTTCTTTAATTGCTTTATTTATGTTTTCTTTTTGTTCTTCTAAATCCCTTATTACCTTTTCATATTGACTTATTGTATTTGTTAACTCACCTATATCTAAACTAAAATCCATTTGTTCACCCTCATATATTTGTAGTTTTTCATTAATATTCATATGACACCTCATTTTAATATTTATGTATATATATGTCAACATTTTTTATTTTAATGGTAAGAAAATTTAGAAATTACAATAAGCACACTTTATAATCGTAGTACAACGAAAAAACACTGTAGAATTCAACTTTGAATAATACAATGTTTACATAGCATCAAGAATCTAGTTTAAGCACTTTTACAATAAATAATTATTATAATTTTCAATTAAGTAGTCCCTAAAACACCTTGATGATTGTGATAGATATTTACTTTTAAGCCAAGACAGTCCAATTGATATATGGGTATCTGGCTCCTCAATTTTTAACATTGAAAGATTTCTTGTGCCCAAATGAGGACGTTTTATCAAATATAAAGGCAAAAGAGCGATACCTCTTTCAAGTTCTAACATTTCTTCCATAAGGATGTCATCAACCTCAAAAGCTATTTTGGGAGAAAAACCTGCTGATTGACATATAGAATCCGTTATGGCTCTAAAACTATAATTATGGACTAATGTAATAAAAGGATCTTCTGCAACTTCATTAAGTCGAATAGATTGTCTTCCTGAAAATCTATGACTATTAGGCACTACTAATACTACTTCATCTTCTTTTAGTATTTTACATTCAATGTTTGCCCCTTCTATAGCTGGAACTGTTAAGCAAAAATCTATTTCTCCTGATTGAAGTTGCCTTTCAGCAGTTTTATATATTTCACATCTTTGGTTGATAACTACATTGCTATGCAGCATAAGGTATCTTTTTAAAACCCCTGACAGCAACCGAGGATTTGTTGTTACAAGAGAAATATGGTTAGATTGTTTGCCTGTAATATCCATAATTTCATTTTTCGCACTTTCTAGTTCACAAAAAACTCTGTTAACTCTATCTAAAAATGCTAAACCCACTTTGTTAAGCTCAACATTTCTACCTTTTCTATCAAATAACTTAACATTTAGTTCGTCTTCCAGATGTGAAATAGTCATGCTCAGAGATGGCTGACTTATATTTAGTTTCTCAGCTGCTTGAGAAAAGTTCTGAATTTTAGCTGCTACTTGAAAATATTTTAATTGAAGTAATTCCATAAGACTACCTCCATTAATCATACTGGAAAATTAAAGATTCTGTCTGGATTTTCTAGTAGTTGTTTTACTTCATTTAAAAACTTTCCTACATATGCGCCATCAATGGCCCTATGATCAAAAGATATGGTTATGGGAAGATTCATTATTTCAATCCATTGATTTGATTTTCTACGTACAATTGGTGTAATACTACCTATGCATAATCCAGAGATCATTGGCTGAGCCAGTGCTAATGAACCACTATCAATATTAAGGGAACCAAAATTTGATATCACAAAATTACCATAATGTTGTCTCAAAAATTCAATTGGACTATCAGCAGATGAGTGAGATTGATCCATACTCATCTGCTGAAGGAAACTCATAAATTTACCATGACCATTACGAATATCCTTCAGTTCATCTCTAAAGTCTATTGATATATCCATTATAGACTTTAATTCTGGACTATGAATTACTATATACTCAACATGATTTTCAGTATCAACGGGAATGTTTAATACAATTTCAGGGTTTTCAATAATGTTTTTACCATCAAAGAAGCTATATAATATTGGGTATCTTACCAGTGTATCTGCAACTGCTTTAGTTATAATATGTGTAATTGTAATGCGTGAAATATGACCATTAATTTTGTTAACTCTGCTTTTTAATTCTGTCAACTGAGTTGTATTGATGTTAACTGTCATTGCAACAGTTGGAACCATACTTTCACTTTTAAATTTATGCATTTGAAAGTGCCGAAACATAATATCTCTTTGAGTCATTTCTGATTGCATCCTGATACCTCCTAGTTTTTGTTCTCTGTACTTAAAATTATATACTCACAATAATAAATAACAATACATAATTTTCAATATATATATAAATTCAAACTTATATATGCTATCCATTTCTTTATCTTTGAATTACAAACTAAAAATGCCATAAAGCTCATTTCTGAATATTATGGCATTAACTTTAAATTTTTAATAGTTGTGATGACTTATTTTATATTTAACTGTTTTACTGGTCTTGCTTCAATATATCCTCTGTATCCCACAGGTGCTAATTGAAATCTTGGTCCATCTTCATCTGCCCATCTAAAGCCATAAAGCTCAGGATTGTAATTTTTCATAATGTCCCATAGTTCCTTTATCTCTTCATCAAACTTTTCATCATCATAAGGCTGTCCTTGAAAAACCATCATCTTACAAGGTTGGAGATCAATTAAATCAAAACCTTCTGGGACTTCTCCTGCATAATTGGATGGAACTTCTACTCCTTGAGTATATACTGACGTACCTGATTTGAGTAAGTTTTCGGGCATCCACATTCCAATAGGTTCATATATGGCTTCTTTGATACTAGAAAGCACTCCCCATACATCACACCCTACTTCCTCACAATATTCAAAATAATGTGTAGCTTTAATTCCACGTTTTAAAATTAACTTTCTTGCAGGACGGTCAACCACTTGCACAAAAACTGTTTTTACATTAGAACTTTTAGACATGTTATCCTCTCCTTTTTGTAGCATAAGGTAATAATCACGGATATGACTGGGCATAAAAAGTTTCAGCGGAGGAGTATTTTTGCAGTAGTATCGAGGAGTCATAGCAAACTGCTTGGAAAATGCTCTTGTAAAACCTTCGTGCGATCCAAATACAAAATCAAGTGCAACATCAATTATTTTAACATTCTCATCTCTCAATTTAACAGCCGCCCTAGATAAACGAAGTGCTCGAATGTATTCAAATGGTGTTTTACCTGTTAATTCCTTGAAAATCCTTGTAGAATGCCATGGTGAATATCCTGCTGCATTTGCAAGCATACAAAGAGTTATTGATTCAGTTATATGATTCTCAATATAAATTTGCATACGATATACCGCATTTATCTTTTCCCAATTTTCCATGTTCTCACCTCTTGAATAAAGCATAACATATTCTTATGGATTTTTACTTGACCTATTTTGCTAAAAGTAATTTTTAAATTCTTGCGGATTAATATATACTTCACCCATCTTATGCTCTCCTATTAAATTTCTATCAAAACTTACTATATAAATTACCAATTTACACTACTTAACCTCAAATTAGGATTTATGGTTCTAATTTCTTAAAGAAGAAGCGTAATGACATTACCGTTTTAGATATTTTATTGGATTATATTTGTCAGCATATTCTTCTTTTGATTTTTGTGTATATTTCAAAATAAAATCAGATTTAGCATCTGTATAACCATCCCTATCATGCTCATATCTTTCTATCAGCCCCAACTTTAGTTTTTCATATTCCTTAGCAACTTCTTTATGTTCTATAAGGTAGTCTCTAAAATATAATTCATTCCAATTACCATAGTAGCGAACATGTAAATGATATACTTTTTCTGCAAATCCTTGTTTTGTATATCCTTTATTAAATGACATTTTCATGAAAGGCTTATTTCCAGATGACATTAATAACCAACCATTATGTAGTAGAATATTTTTTAATTGTTCAATATCGGTTTCGGTATTTATTTCTAATAAAATATCTACTGTTGGCTTAGCAATCAAGCCTTTAACCGCTGTACTTCCTATGTGATTAATACGCAGAATATTTTTCTTATCAATACAATTTAAAAGTCGTTGTTTTTCAATTCCATACCAATCTTTATAATCTGTATTATGCTCTTTTAAGATGATAGGAAACAACTCCCATAGTTCTTCAAGCGTCATTTCTGACAATTCTTTTTCCATCTATAATTACCTCCACTCAAGAAAATATAAAGAATGTTTCATTCACAATAATTTACTATTATGGTTGCAAAATAAATTTTAATATCATTTGTTGATGTTACACCATACTCAGCCTTAAATTGGAATTTATAATACTAGAATCTAAATTTAAAACTTATCAGCTTACTTTATATTCATTATTTTCAAGAACTTTTATTGCCTTTTCGAAATTTTCTTCTTTAGTAAATATATAATCTGTATTATAAGTTGATACTGTAAATATTCCAATCTTATTTTTCGCTAATAATGTAGCTATTTTTGATAAAATCCCAATAAGAGAAAAATCCAATATACCTTGTATCCTGAATCCTTTCCAGCCATTATCACATTCAACTGCATTTTCAGGTACTAATTTTGTACTGCACACTAATGATAATTCTTCATCTGTCTTACTAATAAAATAAAATTTATCTGAATAATCTATTTGTGATAAATCTTCAACTTTACATATTGAAAAATTTTGATTTATTATCTTTATCTCAATCATATTAACATCCCTTCCAAATTACTATAATATTACAATTTTATCTTTTACTAAATTATAACATACTTACAAATATCAAACTTTACTTTATTGCACTAAAAAATAAAGTGTATCCATCTTAAATTCTCAATGGCTACACTTTATTTTTGTATTGCGACACAAAAATACCACATAATTCACTTTGAATAATGCAGTATTTTTGCAAATTGTTCGTTTTTCAGTTGTTGCGTAAAATAAGAAGATTGCGATATAAATCAATTTCGTATTATACTTATTCGCTACAATAACTGTCTGAAAAATTTGGTATTTCATCAATTGAGTGAAGTTTTGATTTTTTTGACATTTCATCAATTAAAATTTCCTGTGAGCCTTGATTTACAGCTAATAATGAATCATAGGCAACAGAATATGGTGATAACTTTTTTCCTTGGAAACTTGCCATCATGTCTGTGTCAATAAATCCGGCATGAATAGCTGATACTTGAACACCTTTGCTATTTAGGGCTAATCTCATGTCATTTGTCAACGAAAGCGCTGCTGCCTTTGATATACTGTATGCCAGATTCCCGTGTCCATTTAACCAGCACCCTGCAGAAAGAACATTTACAATAGCACCCCCACCATTTTTAATGATTATTGGGGCTATAAATTTGGACATAGTCGATATACCTATCAAATTTGTATTTAAAACATCCTTTACAATTTCGATTGAATCATCATCAAGCAAGGTAGTTTTTTTATGAATACCTGCATTATTTATCAACATATTAATATCAAGAAGTTCATTTGAAACATTCTCAACATCTTTTTGATTTGTAATATCAAGCTTTATAGGAATAACGCCATGTAATTTTATTGTTTCAGGATTTCGTGCAGCAGCATATACTTTTTTTGCTCCCATTTCTAAAAGTACTTGAGTAAATTCAAACCCCAATCCTCTATTTGCACCAGTTACCAAAACAGTTGAATCTTTAATTTTCATAACTAAACACACTCCATTTAATTTTATAGCAATAATAAATGTTAGAATTTATAGAGTACCCAAGATGTAAATAATTTTAGTTCTCACTTTATAAACCTTGAATTATACATATAGATTATTCCTTAACTATTGAATATAATTTCATATCAAGAACAACTCTATTTTTCACTGCATTTTTCCGCAAAGTACCTTCATACAAAAATCCTGACTTTTCAAGTACACGACATGACCCAATATTGCAAGAGAAAGGTTCCGCAAAAATTCTGATAATATCAGTATTTTCAAAAATATATTTACATACTTGTTTTACTGCACTTGTTCCAATTCCTTTTCCCCAATATGCCTCTCCAATGTAGTAACCCATTTCCGCTGTTTTAAAGTGGATGTTGTCTTTTCGAAACACACCAATACTTCCTACTACCTTATTATTAATAGTAATTGCAAAAACATAAGTTGTATTTTTATCAGCATTAAGCATTGCTGAAATAAAATTTTTTGCATCATTTTCTGTGTATGGATATGGCCGCCCACCTTTCAAATCACTATTTATAATGTTTAACCTTAAATTCGAATTTTAAGTCATAATATTTTACTTATAATTTCCACCAAAAAGTTTCTCCTTCTTTATATTTTTTAAATCCACAACGCTCTAAAATTTTTTGTGACGCCAAATTTTCTAAATAAGTTTCAGCAATTACACTTTTAATATCATTTTGCTTTAATGCCCACTCACACATTGCATTTACAGCTTCTGTCATATAGCCATTATGTTCAAACTCTTTTCCTAAGCCATACCCAATCTCAACTTCGCCATTTTTGTTAGGAATATCTTTGAAATCTGCTGAACCTACTACAACCCTATCATCCTTGCGAATTAATAGAAAAAAGCTATGCCATAAATAATTATTAAGGTCTTTTTGGATTATTTTATACTGTTTCTTTACTATCTCAAGAAAAGCTCCTTCCATTGATTCTGCCTTATAAAAACAATCTAACTCTTTTTCAAGTTCACTAATATCTTCAATCCATAGTTTTAATTGATTAGGTGTTAATAGAATAAGTTCCAAGCGTTCAGTTTGTATTATCATTTTGTTACCTCCGTTAGTTAAAATTTTTCTGAAAATCTTCTTCTACATGTCTCTATATCTATTGTTCAATAGCTCAAATACCATCTATCAAACCACTTCTATAGCAAAACTGCATTTGGATAAATCAGCTTCATTAAAGTATCAGGATAATAGATAGCAAAGAACAATTCTACATTACCGTTCACAGGTGTACCAGCCATTCTCAGACCATAATAGTATAGTGCCATAGCTGAGACGAATGCATTGAGCACTATGAATATTACAATGCACCACGTAAGTACCTCCCCTAACACTCGTGGAATTTTACCAATATATTTACTTACGAATGGATAAATCGCCTTCAACCATACAATGGCAAGCAATCCCCAAAACAGACAGTAAAGCAGATTCACCCTACCATCCAGATTAAAAGGCATACCACTATAATCCCAAAAACGTGTACCCAATACCTTTTCTGTAAACACACTGCATGAATATTCATAGGTACCACCTAGAAAGAAGCCCCCCAGAAATATGTATATGTCATTTTTATCAATCAATCTATGAAGCATTACTGTGGCAATAATTCCACCCAGTCCCCAAACCACACTGAAAGGTCCATATATTAGACTACTGCGACTCATCAACTTACCAGACTTTACCCAGACAAATGCGGTTTCAATCAAATCCCCTGCTAGTGCACTGATAAAAAACATCCATACCAGTTTTTCAAAACAAATGCTTTCCGCAAATTTTTTTTGATCTAGAGCTTTAACATCAATGAGCTCCAATTGGGCATTCTCCAGCTCAGGGAAAGCCTTGTAAATTCGCTTTTGCAACCTTGCAAAAAAACGTTGTCCCATAATCTTCTTTGTATTACTCAAACGTTCTGTTACCTTTAGTTCTAATCTGCTTTGTTTACGAATATGGAATGCTGCCACGAATGAGGCAACAACATCAACCATCAGTAAACCAAAGAGTATCCATAGAATAATGCAGAATAACAAATGTGGAATCATCTGGCTTACCATATAGACCAATGGTTGCAGCAGGGAAATAACAAGCACGGAAACTCCACTATATGCAAAGGCAAAAGCAATGTAGAACCTTGGACTATCATAATTCCACAGGCGTCTGCCGATTATCCGTCTCAGTAACCCTCCAGCAATATACTCCACCACAGTGGCCAGAACGGCATTCCCGACAAGCAATGCAAAAGGATTGGCATTCGCCGCCTCTAAAAATTGCAGACTAAGTATAATACTTAAACCATAGATCGGGCACAGTGGCCCATTTAGCATCCCCCGATTAACAAAATCACCTTTTCGTAAGCTCGCAATTAAGACTTCTACTACCCATCCTAAAAAAGAATAAAGCAGAAAAAAAGCAAAAAGCTCATATTTCGTATAATGCATATTCTCTTTCCCCTCTATAATTCATAATTTTTAAACATTATAATAAATGTATAGGTAATTGTCCAAGATGTTTTAGGATCTTAACAGTATTCATTTATCTTTCATCTTCATTATGAAATTTTATTGTTTTCCAAACAACTTTATTACATTTGCTGCATTATTCAATAAAAAGTTTTTTGCCTTTCTTTGATATATCATTAATATAGACATCCCACCAAAGCAAGGATAACATTTTAAACACTTTAAGTATACTACCGTACTATTCAATTTTCAAAGACCATTTTTCATATTATTTTTTTATAGTTATGTCACAAAATTTTCATAAAGTTTATCTTCTAAAAATTCTCAATGCATAAACATAATCTTTGAATCGCAAAGTAAAAATGCCATAAAACTCATTTCTGAATATTATGGCATTAACTTTAAATTTTTAATAGTTGTGAATATTAATAAAAACTATATGACTTATCTTATATTTAACTGTTTTACTGGCCTTGAAAAACCTATTTATTTACTATTTACTTACGTACTGGTCTTATATACTTGAAAAACCGTTCTGGATTAAAATAAAAGTAAATCATTCTACCTGGGGAAGTATCAAAGCAGTAACCAGTACCTTCAAAATCAAAAGTTGCCATTGCTTTTTCAATCTTTTCCTCCACACTACGATTTTCTTGCTCATAATCGAATGGTCCATGCTCAAAAACAATATACTCAGCTTCAGGAACATCAATCATAAGCATTTGTGGTGGTACTTCACCTTTATAATCAAAAGGAAGACGTACACCATAACACTCTGTTCGTGGAAAACCCCAATCACAAAGCCTACCGTCCGGGTCATTAATATACGCCATAATCTGGCCGCTGCCGCTGTTACACTCACTCCCACCGTCATCATCTAATTTCCCCTTAATACTATCCAGTAAGCCGCAAATTGTTTCACAGTCTTGCCCTGGAATAAGACTCTGCTTTTGCCAAAAATCCCAATATCCATTGCTCTCATAGTTTTTAATGTGCAAAAATTTGTGTGCAGGAATAGTTACAAAATAAATTTTAATATCATCTGTAGATTTCATCATACCAATCTCTCCCAATCCTAAAAAGTAACGGTCGAAAGGGTTTATTTTTGTACGAAGAACAACAGGCTTAGGCTTTTTTCGGTATTCACTTGGAGTTACACCATATGTTCCCTTGAAAGCTCTAGTAAAAGCTTCATGTGATGAAAAACCGTAATCAAAAGCAATATCCAAAATGCTTTTTTCACTATCTCGAACTTCTTTTAATGCAAAGGCTAACTTTCTATGACGCAGATAGTCCCTAAATTGCATACTCGATATTTCTCTAAATTTTCTCGTTGTATGAAATTCAGAATAACCCAGCCTGCGGGAAAGAAATCGTAGTGTTAAAGCTTCATCATTATAATTTTTAATACACTTGTCAATTTCATCAACGATTATTTGAATTTGCTTCTGCCACTGATACATTCATCTGTTCACCTCATTTCAACCGTCCTACATTTATTATAAAAAAATAGAAAGATTAATACTTGATTTTACTTGCTGTTATTTCATTTTTCTCTTTTAAGTTATACCTCTTTGCTCTGACCTATAAAATTTATAAACAACTTGATAAAATTGAGATTTATCTATATTAACTTTATACTCATCATCTTACAAAAACTAATAAATTAACTTCTTTTATTAATTTCCTCTGTTATTAACTCTTTTGAAATATACATGGCAGTTATTATTTTATTAAATCGAGTGTGATGAGAGGTACCTTCCGCGAATTTTGCCTGCCCTTTTTCACATTTACTGATAACTGAAGTTACAGGGTTTAGGGAGTCTATCAATTCCTCTCTTGTATATTTATCCATAATATCTTCATTTGATACTAATGCTTTTGAAACATATAGAGCTTTTATCCTATTCTTAAGCAATGTGTGCTGAGATGTACCCTTTGCAAATTTGGGCTGCATTTTTTCACAATTAGAGATAGTTGAAGATATAACTTGTAACGCTTTGTCCAACTCTTCTCTTGTATATTTTCCCATAGTATTTCACCTCAATTTTTATATGTACCAATATTATAATGGAAAGGTTTTACAATATCAGCATTTTCTAAAATATATTTATAACGTTCAACCTTAAATTGAAATTTATCTGCCTAAAGCATTCTCCTGTACATTATCCCCAATTAACTGCTTTGAAAACTTAAAATGAAAGTTATGCATGCCTTCTCTAATATAAAAACGATGTGTATCCTTACGAAGTTGATTGCAGTCCACTTCGATTTGTGAACAGCCGTTATCTTTTGCAATCTGAAAGCTTTGAGAAAGCATTTCTTTTCCGATGCCAATGTTTCTATATTTATCAGAAACAGCAAATTCAAGAATTTCAGTTATCTTCTCTGCGTGATGCAGTTGATCTTCAAATCTCAGGTTCAACGCACCAATTACTATACCATCATGTTCACAGACAAGACAATAATAATGGAAGTCATTAACTTGATTATGATAGATTTTTTTAAACTTATCAAATGGAAGTTTCTTATTTTCCATGTCACATATTAAATCATAAACGGCTTTACAATCCTCTAAAGTACTTTTTCTATAAACCATAAAATCACCTCTGTTTGATATCTAGTGTAGTATCCTCTACACTTATTGATTTTACTTAATTTATACATATAATCAATATAGCCTATAACTTTTCATATAATTTTCAGCTCTTAATCAATCTTCTTAAAAATTACTGTCTGTTCTTTAAGAGAAATCTTTCCAACTTGATACCCATATTGAGTTAACTCCTTTTTGTAATTCAAAAAAGAATGATCTATCTTAATTCCCAAAATATTATGTATTTCATCAAAAGATAACTTTATTAATGGGCTATCATTCTTTTGGACATATTCCCACAAAGCATTATATTTACTCATAACTCTTTCTCCTTATAAAATTTATTCTCCCAGTTCTTTTTTTAAATCTGCTATATAAAGTGATTGTTGTCTTTTTAGATATAATCCTACAAACAAATTCATTATAGGATTATTAACTGATATTTCTTC harbors:
- a CDS encoding GNAT family N-acetyltransferase, encoding MIIQTERLELILLTPNQLKLWIEDISELEKELDCFYKAESMEGAFLEIVKKQYKIIQKDLNNYLWHSFFLLIRKDDRVVVGSADFKDIPNKNGEVEIGYGLGKEFEHNGYMTEAVNAMCEWALKQNDIKSVIAETYLENLASQKILERCGFKKYKEGETFWWKL
- a CDS encoding putative ABC transporter permease, whose protein sequence is MHYTKYELFAFFLLYSFLGWVVEVLIASLRKGDFVNRGMLNGPLCPIYGLSIILSLQFLEAANANPFALLVGNAVLATVVEYIAGGLLRRIIGRRLWNYDSPRFYIAFAFAYSGVSVLVISLLQPLVYMVSQMIPHLLFCIILWILFGLLMVDVVASFVAAFHIRKQSRLELKVTERLSNTKKIMGQRFFARLQKRIYKAFPELENAQLELIDVKALDQKKFAESICFEKLVWMFFISALAGDLIETAFVWVKSGKLMSRSSLIYGPFSVVWGLGGIIATVMLHRLIDKNDIYIFLGGFFLGGTYEYSCSVFTEKVLGTRFWDYSGMPFNLDGRVNLLYCLFWGLLAIVWLKAIYPFVSKYIGKIPRVLGEVLTWCIVIFIVLNAFVSAMALYYYGLRMAGTPVNGNVELFFAIYYPDTLMKLIYPNAVLL
- a CDS encoding helix-turn-helix transcriptional regulator, which gives rise to MYQWQKQIQIIVDEIDKCIKNYNDEALTLRFLSRRLGYSEFHTTRKFREISSMQFRDYLRHRKLAFALKEVRDSEKSILDIAFDYGFSSHEAFTRAFKGTYGVTPSEYRKKPKPVVLRTKINPFDRYFLGLGEIGMMKSTDDIKIYFVTIPAHKFLHIKNYESNGYWDFWQKQSLIPGQDCETICGLLDSIKGKLDDDGGSECNSGSGQIMAYINDPDGRLCDWGFPRTECYGVRLPFDYKGEVPPQMLMIDVPEAEYIVFEHGPFDYEQENRSVEEKIEKAMATFDFEGTGYCFDTSPGRMIYFYFNPERFFKYIRPVRK
- a CDS encoding GNAT family N-acetyltransferase, translating into MVYRKSTLEDCKAVYDLICDMENKKLPFDKFKKIYHNQVNDFHYYCLVCEHDGIVIGALNLRFEDQLHHAEKITEILEFAVSDKYRNIGIGKEMLSQSFQIAKDNGCSQIEVDCNQLRKDTHRFYIREGMHNFHFKFSKQLIGDNVQENALGR